From the genome of Maribacter algicola, one region includes:
- a CDS encoding methyltransferase domain-containing protein, which yields MDEKTYWNQRYETGETGWNIGHPSTPIMEFADQLNDKQMAILIPGAGNAYEGEYLYRHGFKNVHVLDISDVPMKSFKKRNPQFPEAQLLNEDFFTHKGAYDLILEQTFFCSLVPTDENRSNYARQMHRLLKPKGILAGVWFNFPLTDNMEKRPFGGNKELYISYLEPYFKIITFKPCYNSIPQRQGNELFGIFEKK from the coding sequence ATGGATGAAAAGACCTATTGGAACCAACGCTATGAAACCGGTGAAACCGGCTGGAACATTGGCCATCCTTCCACCCCTATCATGGAATTTGCAGATCAACTGAACGATAAACAAATGGCCATTCTTATACCTGGTGCCGGCAATGCATATGAGGGAGAATATCTGTATAGGCATGGATTTAAAAATGTTCATGTGTTGGATATTTCTGATGTGCCGATGAAAAGTTTCAAAAAAAGAAATCCTCAATTTCCCGAAGCTCAACTTTTAAATGAGGATTTTTTTACGCACAAAGGAGCATATGACCTGATTCTGGAGCAGACCTTCTTTTGCTCCCTTGTCCCTACCGATGAGAACCGAAGCAATTATGCGAGGCAAATGCATCGATTGCTAAAACCCAAAGGTATTTTGGCCGGCGTCTGGTTTAATTTCCCCCTGACGGACAATATGGAAAAACGCCCTTTTGGCGGTAATAAGGAGTTATATATCAGCTATTTGGAGCCTTATTTTAAAATCATCACTTTTAAACCCTGTTACAACTCCATTCCACAACGACAGGGAAACGAACTTTTTGGGATATTTGAGAAAAAATAG
- a CDS encoding S9 family peptidase codes for MKRIVSLLVVASLMWSCKNKPQQTVKTQKIKSYTIEQMMDNEAISGGSFSPDNSKLLISSNRSGIYNMYTVPVDGGEMMPITQSDSSSVFAISYFPKDERMLFSMDGNGDEIYHIFIRNLNGSVTDLTPDEGARAGFHSWAEDKKSFFFTSNKRDSRFMDLYQMDFLDYTPKLIYQNDEGYDIGNLSDDKKYLSLSKSINTNDSNLFLYDLQAKTQTQINTEQSANSSQDFSTDNSALFYTTDLGNEFSYLMKYDIATGERTKVMERDWDIMGSYFTENGTYQVTYINEDAKNTIEVMEKDTGKNIELPSFPNMDITNVGFSDDEKWMRLYAGGSQTPSNLYVYNLETKEVKQLTHVLNPEIDQDDLVTAEVVRYKSFDGLEIPAIYYKPKQASADSKVPALVWVHGGPGGQSRQNFSSFIQYLVNHGYAVLAVNNRGSSGYGKSFYKMDDLNHGDKDLKDCVEGKNWLASQPVIDAEKIGIIGGSYGGYMTMAALTYTPEEFAVGVNLFGVTNWIRTLRSIPPWWQSFKDALYLELGDPNSADSVRLKAISPLFHTDKVTKPLIVLQGSKDPRVLQVESDEIVAGVKKNGVPVEYVLFEDEGHGFVKKENQIEAYSRVLHFLDVYLKGDKGTPIKDGEPMGNDL; via the coding sequence ATGAAAAGAATTGTATCGCTTTTAGTAGTTGCATCGCTAATGTGGAGCTGCAAAAATAAACCACAACAGACTGTCAAGACACAAAAGATAAAGTCCTACACCATTGAACAAATGATGGATAACGAGGCCATAAGTGGCGGAAGTTTTTCGCCCGATAATTCAAAGCTGTTAATTTCCAGCAACCGTTCCGGAATTTATAATATGTATACAGTTCCAGTTGACGGAGGTGAAATGATGCCCATAACCCAATCAGATAGTTCTTCGGTATTCGCTATTTCCTATTTTCCCAAGGACGAGCGTATGCTATTTAGCATGGACGGCAATGGTGATGAAATCTATCACATATTCATTAGAAACCTCAATGGCAGCGTTACCGATCTTACCCCAGATGAAGGGGCCAGGGCCGGCTTCCATTCTTGGGCGGAGGACAAGAAAAGTTTCTTTTTTACTTCCAACAAAAGGGATTCGCGGTTTATGGACTTGTACCAGATGGATTTTCTGGACTATACGCCAAAATTGATTTATCAAAATGATGAAGGGTACGATATTGGAAACTTGAGTGATGACAAAAAGTATCTTTCACTCTCAAAATCCATAAACACTAACGATTCTAACCTGTTTTTATATGATTTACAGGCCAAGACCCAGACCCAAATCAATACCGAGCAGAGTGCGAACAGCAGTCAGGATTTTTCAACGGACAACAGTGCCCTTTTCTATACAACCGATTTGGGCAACGAGTTTTCCTATTTGATGAAATACGATATTGCAACGGGGGAACGAACCAAGGTCATGGAGCGCGATTGGGATATTATGGGAAGCTATTTTACGGAAAATGGCACCTATCAAGTAACGTATATAAACGAAGATGCAAAGAATACCATTGAGGTAATGGAAAAAGATACAGGGAAAAACATTGAACTTCCCTCCTTCCCCAATATGGATATCACCAATGTAGGTTTCTCCGATGACGAAAAATGGATGCGTTTGTATGCAGGAGGCTCACAAACCCCAAGCAATTTATATGTCTATAATTTGGAAACCAAAGAAGTCAAACAATTGACCCATGTGCTGAATCCAGAAATAGACCAGGACGACTTGGTTACGGCCGAAGTGGTTCGATATAAATCCTTTGACGGATTGGAAATTCCGGCCATTTACTACAAGCCTAAACAGGCTTCGGCAGATAGCAAAGTACCAGCTTTGGTTTGGGTACATGGAGGTCCGGGAGGGCAATCCAGACAAAATTTCAGTTCTTTTATCCAGTATTTGGTCAATCATGGTTATGCTGTTTTGGCCGTTAACAACCGTGGAAGTAGTGGCTATGGAAAATCCTTTTATAAAATGGACGATTTAAACCATGGCGACAAGGATCTTAAGGACTGTGTGGAAGGCAAGAATTGGCTGGCCTCCCAACCGGTAATAGATGCCGAAAAAATAGGAATCATTGGCGGTTCCTACGGGGGGTATATGACCATGGCTGCATTGACCTATACTCCAGAGGAGTTTGCCGTAGGTGTGAATCTTTTTGGGGTGACCAACTGGATCAGGACTTTACGAAGCATTCCGCCCTGGTGGCAATCTTTCAAGGACGCGCTGTATTTGGAACTGGGTGATCCCAATAGTGCGGATTCCGTACGTCTCAAGGCCATTTCACCCTTGTTCCATACGGATAAGGTGACCAAACCGCTTATTGTACTGCAAGGATCCAAGGACCCCAGAGTGCTTCAGGTAGAGTCGGACGAGATTGTTGCCGGGGTCAAAAAAAATGGAGTTCCGGTGGAATATGTGCTTTTTGAGGACGAAGGACATGGATTCGTAAAAAAGGAAAACCAGATAGAAGCGTATAGTCGTGTACTTCATTTTCTAGATGTCTATTTGAAAGGCGATAAAGGCACTCCCATAAAAGATGGGGAACCCATGGGAAACGATTTATAA
- a CDS encoding serine hydrolase domain-containing protein: protein MKVKVICLIILNLFLYSQRSYGQQQQVQEIDSLFHSWNQNGHPGGVVTIIKDGKTFFSKAYGLANIEYDVLNSIGTVFNIASISKQFTAMGIVLLEEQNKLNYKDDVRKYLPELPDFGTTITIRQLLQHTSGLRDIHGLLGLAGWRSNDLETNEDLYRIIKNQKELNFRPEEEFLYCNTGYILLAKIIENISELPFDKYMKKFVFDPLGMRNTYVETQVNRTVSNNATSYYSYPNFDRAIEYWGYYGAGNMHSNTKDLGLWLQNFVSPQKNWEAAFNSLLTTSPLKNGFKTNYGFGVRIEKSLGKKVIQHGGAVGGFRGIVRTYPEENLHIIILTNFSESRIGSKINTISRIILEKQEETQINNSSEESLINTKPINLAIQENKEVEGIYWSNSEKSGRKIYVKNDTLRYASSESNEWALVPLGDKVFQMIHPYSQLILVEFNGSGQMTVKAGNDMPGFFNLIQSDINTNTDGLNMLIGKYYSDELKAIYSISLREGKLFIDHARHGRIELTQLYNDKFSGVWPINIIEFERNKDGKVEGLRISNGRTRNVWFKKMQ, encoded by the coding sequence ATGAAAGTAAAAGTTATCTGTTTAATTATACTTAATCTATTCCTTTATTCTCAGCGAAGCTACGGTCAACAACAGCAGGTACAAGAAATTGATAGCCTTTTTCACTCTTGGAATCAAAATGGTCATCCGGGAGGAGTGGTTACAATAATTAAGGATGGTAAGACATTTTTTTCCAAGGCGTATGGATTAGCCAATATAGAATATGATGTACTTAATTCAATAGGTACAGTTTTTAATATAGCATCCATTTCAAAACAGTTTACAGCAATGGGAATTGTTTTGTTGGAAGAACAGAATAAGTTAAACTATAAAGACGATGTTAGAAAATACTTACCAGAATTGCCTGACTTTGGAACCACTATTACCATACGTCAACTTTTGCAACATACTAGCGGGCTAAGAGATATTCACGGTCTTTTGGGACTAGCAGGTTGGAGAAGCAATGATTTAGAGACTAACGAAGATCTCTATAGAATTATTAAAAACCAGAAAGAGCTTAATTTTAGACCAGAAGAAGAATTCTTATACTGCAATACTGGCTATATTCTTTTGGCTAAAATCATTGAAAATATTTCTGAATTACCGTTCGATAAGTATATGAAGAAATTTGTATTTGACCCTTTGGGCATGAGAAATACTTATGTCGAAACTCAAGTTAATCGAACGGTTTCAAATAATGCAACATCGTACTATTCATATCCTAATTTTGATAGAGCAATAGAATATTGGGGATATTATGGTGCTGGTAATATGCATTCCAATACAAAGGATCTCGGTCTATGGCTTCAAAATTTCGTTTCTCCCCAGAAAAATTGGGAAGCAGCTTTTAACTCATTGCTAACTACATCCCCTCTCAAAAATGGTTTTAAAACAAACTATGGTTTTGGTGTGCGAATTGAAAAATCCTTAGGTAAAAAAGTAATCCAACATGGAGGGGCTGTCGGTGGCTTCAGAGGAATAGTAAGAACATATCCTGAAGAAAATCTTCATATTATAATACTTACAAATTTTTCAGAAAGTAGAATTGGTTCTAAGATCAATACTATATCACGAATTATTCTAGAGAAACAAGAAGAAACACAGATAAACAATTCGAGTGAAGAATCTTTAATAAATACCAAACCGATTAATTTGGCAATTCAAGAAAATAAAGAAGTTGAAGGTATTTACTGGAGTAATTCAGAGAAATCTGGACGAAAAATCTATGTTAAGAATGATACACTTCGTTATGCAAGTTCTGAATCAAACGAATGGGCCTTGGTTCCGTTGGGGGATAAAGTATTCCAAATGATACACCCATATTCTCAACTCATTCTAGTTGAGTTTAATGGTAGCGGGCAAATGACTGTTAAAGCGGGAAATGATATGCCTGGCTTTTTCAATTTAATCCAGTCTGACATCAATACTAATACAGACGGTCTAAATATGCTTATTGGCAAATACTATAGTGATGAACTAAAAGCTATATATTCAATTTCATTAAGGGAAGGCAAATTATTCATTGATCACGCAAGACATGGAAGAATAGAACTTACACAACTATACAATGACAAATTTTCTGGAGTATGGCCAATTAATATTATTGAATTTGAACGGAATAAAGACGGAAAGGTGGAAGGTTTAAGAATATCAAATGGCCGTACAAGAAATGTCTGGTTTAAAAAAATGCAGTAG
- a CDS encoding helix-turn-helix domain-containing protein: MPGLKEYRKNLNLTQEELSIKSGISLRTIQRVESGIDPKGYTLKALAKALEIDELGLLTNKPTNDRLNLELINYINLSTLIVVFLPIICFSVPLIITFTKKQFNKITKQIISIQMIWSLIMITIYLIGNIINLGALGRDVFIGFLYVLILLNIILVVRNSIELMRNKRLYIKLKSSII; the protein is encoded by the coding sequence ATGCCTGGATTAAAAGAATACAGAAAGAACTTAAACTTAACTCAGGAAGAACTTTCAATAAAATCTGGAATATCATTGCGCACCATTCAACGTGTTGAATCCGGCATAGACCCTAAAGGATATACCCTTAAGGCTTTAGCAAAGGCTTTGGAAATTGATGAACTAGGCCTACTAACAAATAAACCCACAAACGATCGGCTAAACTTAGAATTAATCAACTACATTAATTTATCGACTTTAATTGTTGTATTTCTTCCCATTATATGTTTCTCTGTGCCTTTAATTATAACATTTACCAAAAAACAATTTAATAAAATAACAAAACAGATCATATCTATTCAGATGATATGGAGTTTAATTATGATCACCATTTACTTAATCGGAAATATTATCAATTTGGGGGCATTAGGGAGAGATGTTTTTATAGGGTTTTTATATGTACTCATCTTGTTAAACATAATATTGGTGGTTAGGAATAGCATTGAACTTATGAGAAACAAAAGACTCTATATCAAACTAAAATCAAGCATTATATAG
- a CDS encoding metal-dependent hydrolase family protein produces the protein MQQRIKLVSLWVLLFGCLLNTSAQTLLKPDRIFDGTDVHENWVVLVENNQITYVGNGQDLKKPRGTQEIELSGTTLMPGIIEGHSHLLLHPYNETDWNDQVLKESPVERAIRGSVHAKNTLMAGITTTRDLGAEGAGYTDVYLKKTIEEGIIVGPRMLVAGPAIVATGAYGPKGFHDGVTVPLGAEPVSGKEEAIKTVRTQMGNGADLIKIYADYRWTPGADSQPTFLQEEIDAMVATAKSAGKYVVAHASTPEGMKRAIMGGVETIEHGDGGTLEIFKMMKEKGIGLCPTLAAGDAITQYRGWNKVKDPEPERITQKKQSFKLALESGVQIVFGGDVGVFTHGENYREMELMVEYGMRPKDVLVSATSGNAAMFHLDQLGQLKKGFLADIIAVQGNPLNDIRAMRKTTFVMKDGYVVLNAD, from the coding sequence ATGCAGCAAAGAATTAAACTTGTTTCCCTTTGGGTATTACTATTCGGATGTTTATTGAATACTTCCGCCCAGACCTTGTTGAAACCCGACCGTATCTTCGATGGTACTGATGTCCATGAGAATTGGGTCGTTTTGGTAGAGAATAACCAAATTACGTATGTAGGAAACGGTCAGGATTTAAAAAAACCAAGAGGGACCCAAGAAATCGAATTGTCCGGCACCACCTTAATGCCTGGTATCATCGAGGGCCATTCCCACTTGTTATTACATCCATACAACGAAACCGACTGGAACGACCAAGTGCTCAAGGAATCGCCGGTAGAACGGGCCATCCGGGGTTCGGTTCATGCCAAAAACACATTGATGGCAGGTATCACTACTACGCGGGATTTAGGCGCCGAGGGTGCAGGATATACAGACGTCTATTTAAAAAAGACCATTGAGGAGGGAATCATTGTAGGTCCAAGAATGTTGGTGGCAGGTCCGGCCATTGTGGCCACAGGGGCATACGGGCCCAAAGGATTTCACGATGGTGTCACAGTTCCCTTGGGAGCAGAGCCGGTTAGCGGAAAGGAAGAGGCTATTAAAACCGTACGAACGCAAATGGGCAACGGAGCTGACTTGATAAAAATCTATGCCGACTACCGTTGGACGCCCGGAGCGGATTCCCAGCCCACCTTCTTACAGGAGGAAATCGATGCCATGGTAGCGACCGCCAAAAGTGCTGGGAAATATGTGGTAGCCCATGCCAGTACACCGGAAGGTATGAAACGGGCCATTATGGGTGGTGTGGAAACCATAGAACACGGAGATGGTGGCACTCTTGAGATTTTCAAAATGATGAAGGAAAAAGGAATCGGCTTATGCCCTACCCTGGCCGCAGGGGATGCCATTACCCAATACCGCGGATGGAACAAAGTGAAGGACCCCGAACCGGAACGTATTACCCAAAAGAAACAATCATTTAAGCTGGCCCTCGAATCAGGAGTACAGATTGTTTTTGGAGGGGATGTAGGTGTCTTTACCCATGGCGAAAACTATCGGGAAATGGAATTGATGGTCGAATATGGGATGCGACCCAAGGACGTCCTAGTATCCGCAACCAGCGGCAATGCTGCTATGTTCCATTTGGACCAACTGGGACAATTAAAAAAAGGGTTTTTGGCCGATATCATTGCTGTACAGGGAAATCCCTTAAATGATATTCGTGCCATGCGCAAGACCACTTTTGTGATGAAGGATGGGTACGTTGTTTTGAATGCAGACTGA
- a CDS encoding S41 family peptidase produces the protein MKNHLSIFILSFVFTLGAVAQEHPKWLRYPAISPDGNTIAFTYKGDIYRVPKNGGVAQQLTFHKAHDYNVVWSKDGDSLAFASNRFGNFDVYVMDAKGGEATRLTFHSNDETPYSFSADDKSVIFGAARQDDVKHRQYPMGQQPELYSVPVNGGRIDQVLTVPAEDVQVNAAGTLMVYHDKKGYENTFRKHHTSAITRDIWKYDTESGEHTMLTTYKGEDRNPVFGVDGKSIYYLSEESGTFNVHKLSLDATASNEQLTQFKTHPVRFLSIGNGTMVFGYDGELYTFEEGSEPHKVDIIVRTQSADNTVEYVSINGGVREMDISPNGKEIAFISRGEVFSTSVDGSMTKRLTNTPEQERFVKFMSDGSAIAYASERDGKWSIFKTVKQRAEEPYFFASTLVQEDTLVTDSTDVYLPEFSPDGNLIAYIEGRRTLKVKNLKTKETVTLLTPKELYHFSDGDKYYQWSPDSKWLLVDWGVTLSNSEILLISSDGKTRKNLTESGYYDMQPKWIGEGNQIIWFSNRNGLKSYATSGQSEFDVYTMFLTQDAWDKFNLSKDEYDLMKLIEEGDKKEEDKAKDDDDKKKKKKDEDTKEEPVKPLKFDLEGTEDRKNRLTIHSSKLSDAVLSKDGEKLYYLTRFEEDLDLWETEIRTKETKKLLTLGAKSGGLQWDKKQENLYLLADGSISKIDVKAGKKEPVKLKSEMVLDADAERQYMFDHIWLRTNGIFYHSNFHGIDWTAMRTEYEKYLPFIGNDYEFAEMISELLGELNVSHAGGRYSDSIDNGDETASLGIFMDYDHTGNGIKIAEVIKGGPLDKAGFNLKPGMIIEKINGETIQSNRDVASYLNRKEGEFMLLDVVGENTGRKQITVKPISLNEEAGLLYDRWVEINEKEVKEKSKGTLGYVHIPGMSDGPYRSIYEEMMGKFFDKKGVIVDTRFNGGGDLVADLAMFFTGEAFLSYETEDRVVGGEPTSRWTKPTLAMYNESMYSDGSCFASGYTELKIGTTVGMPVPGTCSFAGWERLPNGGVWGVVPVSAKNKAGEWMENNETDPDILIKNQPEVISKGRDEQLEKSIEVLMGQLK, from the coding sequence ATGAAAAACCATCTGTCCATTTTTATACTATCGTTCGTTTTTACCCTAGGTGCAGTCGCTCAAGAGCATCCTAAATGGCTTCGCTATCCCGCCATTTCACCAGATGGCAATACCATTGCCTTTACCTATAAAGGGGATATTTACCGGGTGCCCAAGAACGGTGGTGTGGCCCAACAGCTCACCTTTCATAAGGCCCATGATTACAATGTGGTTTGGAGCAAGGACGGGGACTCTTTGGCCTTTGCCTCCAACCGCTTTGGGAATTTTGATGTGTATGTCATGGACGCGAAAGGGGGCGAGGCAACACGGTTGACCTTCCATAGCAACGATGAGACTCCCTATTCATTTTCAGCGGATGATAAAAGTGTCATTTTTGGGGCGGCAAGACAGGATGATGTGAAACATCGCCAATATCCCATGGGACAACAACCTGAGCTATACAGTGTTCCCGTAAATGGGGGGCGTATCGACCAAGTTCTCACCGTGCCTGCGGAAGATGTACAAGTGAATGCTGCAGGAACTTTGATGGTCTATCACGATAAAAAAGGCTATGAAAATACGTTTCGGAAACATCATACATCTGCCATTACAAGAGATATTTGGAAATATGATACGGAGAGTGGCGAACATACCATGCTAACCACTTATAAAGGGGAAGATAGAAACCCAGTCTTTGGTGTGGACGGTAAATCCATATACTATTTGAGCGAGGAGAGCGGCACCTTTAATGTGCATAAACTTAGTTTGGATGCCACGGCTTCCAACGAGCAGCTGACCCAATTTAAAACGCATCCTGTACGTTTCTTGAGCATCGGAAACGGAACCATGGTCTTTGGTTATGATGGGGAACTCTATACTTTTGAGGAGGGTAGCGAACCGCATAAAGTGGATATCATCGTCCGTACACAATCCGCAGATAATACTGTGGAATATGTGTCCATCAACGGCGGGGTGAGGGAAATGGATATTTCGCCCAACGGAAAGGAAATCGCCTTTATAAGCCGTGGGGAGGTTTTTTCCACGTCGGTAGACGGTAGTATGACCAAACGACTCACGAATACACCAGAACAGGAACGTTTTGTGAAATTCATGTCAGATGGAAGTGCGATTGCATACGCCAGCGAGCGAGATGGTAAATGGTCCATTTTTAAGACTGTTAAGCAACGTGCCGAGGAACCTTACTTTTTTGCATCGACCTTGGTGCAGGAAGATACTTTGGTGACCGATAGTACCGATGTCTACCTTCCGGAATTTTCACCCGATGGTAACCTAATAGCCTATATCGAAGGTCGTAGAACCTTGAAAGTCAAAAATTTAAAAACAAAAGAAACCGTAACCCTATTGACGCCCAAGGAATTGTACCATTTCTCGGACGGCGACAAATACTATCAATGGAGCCCGGACAGCAAATGGCTTTTGGTGGATTGGGGCGTTACCTTGAGCAACAGTGAGATTTTACTGATTTCTTCGGATGGAAAGACCCGAAAAAACCTCACCGAAAGCGGGTATTACGACATGCAGCCCAAATGGATTGGGGAGGGCAACCAAATTATTTGGTTCTCCAACAGAAACGGACTAAAAAGTTATGCCACCAGTGGGCAATCGGAATTCGATGTGTATACCATGTTCCTTACCCAGGATGCCTGGGACAAGTTCAACCTATCCAAGGATGAGTATGATTTGATGAAGTTGATCGAGGAAGGCGATAAAAAGGAAGAGGATAAGGCGAAGGATGACGACGATAAAAAGAAAAAGAAGAAGGACGAAGACACTAAGGAGGAACCCGTTAAACCGCTCAAATTCGATTTGGAGGGCACTGAGGATAGAAAAAACCGACTCACCATTCATTCCTCCAAGTTGAGCGATGCGGTATTGTCCAAGGATGGTGAAAAACTTTACTACCTTACCCGGTTTGAGGAAGATCTGGACCTTTGGGAAACCGAAATCCGTACCAAGGAGACCAAAAAACTCTTGACCCTAGGTGCAAAATCAGGTGGCTTACAATGGGACAAAAAGCAGGAAAACCTCTATCTGTTGGCCGATGGTAGCATTTCAAAAATCGATGTAAAGGCCGGGAAGAAGGAGCCGGTAAAATTGAAATCGGAAATGGTATTGGATGCCGATGCCGAGCGCCAGTATATGTTCGACCATATTTGGTTGCGCACCAATGGTATTTTCTACCATTCCAACTTCCACGGTATCGATTGGACCGCTATGCGAACCGAATATGAAAAATACCTGCCTTTTATTGGAAATGACTATGAGTTTGCGGAGATGATCTCGGAACTGTTGGGCGAGCTCAATGTATCCCACGCAGGGGGCAGGTACAGCGATTCGATCGACAATGGCGACGAGACGGCCTCCTTGGGCATTTTTATGGATTACGACCATACCGGAAACGGAATAAAGATTGCCGAGGTTATCAAGGGCGGACCTTTGGACAAGGCCGGTTTCAATTTAAAGCCGGGGATGATTATCGAAAAAATAAACGGGGAAACCATACAGTCCAATCGGGATGTAGCCAGTTATTTGAACCGCAAGGAAGGTGAATTTATGCTGTTGGATGTGGTTGGGGAGAATACTGGTCGCAAACAGATTACCGTAAAACCCATTTCCCTTAATGAGGAAGCCGGACTCCTATACGACCGTTGGGTGGAAATCAACGAAAAGGAAGTAAAGGAGAAAAGTAAGGGCACCTTGGGCTATGTCCATATTCCCGGTATGAGTGACGGACCTTACCGCTCCATTTACGAGGAAATGATGGGCAAGTTTTTTGATAAAAAGGGCGTGATTGTGGATACCCGTTTTAACGGCGGGGGCGACTTGGTGGCAGATTTGGCCATGTTCTTTACAGGAGAGGCCTTTTTGTCCTATGAGACGGAAGATCGCGTGGTAGGAGGAGAGCCTACCTCCCGATGGACGAAACCTACACTGGCAATGTACAACGAGTCCATGTACAGTGACGGTTCCTGCTTTGCCAGTGGCTATACCGAATTGAAAATTGGTACTACAGTGGGGATGCCCGTTCCCGGAACCTGTAGCTTTGCCGGTTGGGAACGTTTGCCCAACGGCGGCGTTTGGGGCGTAGTGCCCGTAAGTGCCAAGAATAAGGCCGGGGAGTGGATGGAGAATAATGAAACCGACCCGGATATCCTCATTAAGAATCAACCCGAGGTCATTTCCAAAGGGCGGGATGAGCAATTGGAAAAATCCATTGAGGTGTTGATGGGGCAGTTGAAGTAG
- the arsN2 gene encoding arsenic resistance N-acetyltransferase ArsN2, with protein sequence MNPMTDLKSIQELLKANYLPFEDLVESKVAFLTKEKNGELIGCIGIEKYDADGLLRSLAVADAHKGKGIGKQLLDELCESSKQEGIHRLHLLTTTADAYFTRYGFNVTERSTAPTAILGTTEFSEICPSSSVYMVKEL encoded by the coding sequence ATGAATCCAATGACCGACCTAAAGTCTATACAGGAACTGTTGAAAGCGAACTACCTTCCATTCGAAGATTTGGTTGAATCCAAGGTGGCCTTTTTGACCAAGGAAAAAAATGGTGAACTCATAGGGTGCATTGGCATCGAAAAATATGATGCGGATGGATTGCTGCGTTCCTTGGCAGTCGCCGATGCCCATAAAGGAAAAGGTATTGGAAAGCAGTTGTTGGATGAACTTTGTGAGTCCAGTAAACAAGAGGGGATACATCGATTACACCTTTTGACCACTACGGCCGATGCCTATTTTACACGTTATGGTTTTAACGTAACGGAACGGTCCACCGCTCCTACGGCCATCCTAGGAACTACCGAATTCTCTGAAATTTGCCCTTCCAGTTCCGTGTATATGGTGAAGGAACTTTAA
- a CDS encoding class I SAM-dependent methyltransferase: MPTKKAKKPWPTKAVMEQIYNQNLWGGKPGEFYSGDGSHDQAMVEPYLKAVTHFLRSFHPQLTVCDLGCGDFTIGKRLVPYSREYIAIDIVEDLITWHKKNNALEQVSFHCLDIAKDGLPQADCIILRQVLQHLSNEEIKAIVKKLSNYTYVLVTEHLPEGDFEPNVDIISGQGIRLKKQSGVDLLAPPFLLKVKKAKELVAVPSTSGKGVVSTNLYTIM; encoded by the coding sequence ATGCCCACCAAAAAAGCTAAAAAACCATGGCCCACAAAAGCCGTGATGGAGCAGATTTACAATCAAAACCTTTGGGGTGGGAAGCCTGGCGAATTTTACAGTGGTGATGGGTCGCACGATCAAGCAATGGTGGAACCCTATCTCAAAGCGGTTACCCATTTTTTACGCTCCTTCCACCCCCAATTAACGGTTTGCGATTTGGGGTGTGGGGATTTTACTATTGGTAAACGACTTGTACCATACTCCCGGGAATATATCGCCATAGATATCGTGGAAGACCTCATCACTTGGCATAAAAAGAACAATGCTTTGGAGCAGGTAAGCTTTCACTGTTTGGACATTGCCAAGGATGGCCTTCCCCAAGCCGACTGCATCATCTTGCGGCAGGTTTTGCAACACCTTTCCAATGAGGAAATAAAGGCGATAGTCAAAAAACTATCAAACTACACGTACGTACTGGTAACGGAACACCTACCCGAAGGTGATTTTGAACCCAACGTTGATATAATCTCCGGACAGGGCATCCGACTCAAAAAGCAGAGCGGGGTGGATTTGTTGGCACCACCCTTTCTATTAAAGGTTAAGAAAGCCAAGGAGTTAGTTGCTGTTCCTTCAACCTCAGGAAAAGGGGTGGTTAGCACCAATTTATATACTATTATGTAG